One part of the Acidimicrobiales bacterium genome encodes these proteins:
- a CDS encoding AAA family ATPase, with product MTKIAVAGKGGSGKTTVAGVLARLVAEEGRDVLTVDADENPNLGISLGLGVEATYGLISAREEMLPDGPAMAMSMEEVVERFATQAGERLKVVQVRKFDHFRPG from the coding sequence GTGACCAAGATCGCCGTCGCCGGGAAGGGCGGCTCGGGCAAGACCACCGTCGCCGGCGTCCTCGCCCGGCTGGTGGCCGAAGAGGGGCGGGACGTGCTCACCGTCGACGCCGACGAGAACCCGAACCTCGGCATCTCGCTCGGCCTCGGCGTCGAGGCCACGTACGGCCTGATCTCGGCCCGGGAGGAGATGCTGCCCGACGGTCCGGCCATGGCCATGTCCATGGAGGAGGTGGTCGAGCGCTTCGCCACCCAGGCGGGCGAGCGGCTCAAGGTGGTGCAGGTCCGCAAGTTCGACCACTTCCGACCCGGCTGA